Proteins encoded together in one Prochlorococcus marinus str. MIT 9211 window:
- the metK gene encoding methionine adenosyltransferase yields MSQFVFTSESVTEGHPDKICDQISDAVLDALLTQDPHSRVACEAVVNTGLCLITGEVTSTAEVDFINLVRSVIKEIGYKDAQAGGFDANSCAVLVALDKQSPDIAKGVDTAEDHTDDPFDKIGAGDQGIMFGYACNETPELMPLPISLAHRLARQLAKIRHQGTLKYLLPDGKTQVSVIYENNEPIAIDTIVISTQHTSEIDDLSSEADIRERITKDLWEYVVKPATSDLKLQPNQEKTRFLVNPTGKFVVGGPQGDAGLTGRKIIVDTYGGYARHGGGAFSGKDPTKVDRSAAYAARFVAKSIVAAKLAKRVEVQLSYAIGVANPVSILVEAYGSGKMSNQELTKVVKKHFDLRPGAIIEQFNLKNLPSKRSGRFYRDTAAYGHFGRPDLNLPWEKVDEKAKELIALHN; encoded by the coding sequence ATGAGCCAATTTGTATTTACATCTGAGTCAGTTACTGAAGGGCATCCTGACAAAATTTGCGATCAAATAAGTGATGCAGTTCTAGATGCATTACTAACTCAAGATCCACATAGCAGAGTTGCGTGTGAAGCTGTTGTTAATACTGGTTTATGCCTTATTACAGGGGAAGTAACTTCTACAGCAGAAGTTGACTTCATTAATCTTGTAAGGAGCGTAATAAAAGAGATTGGCTATAAAGATGCTCAAGCAGGAGGCTTTGATGCAAACAGTTGTGCTGTATTAGTAGCACTTGATAAACAATCACCTGACATTGCAAAAGGTGTTGATACAGCTGAAGATCATACTGATGACCCCTTTGACAAAATTGGAGCTGGTGACCAAGGGATAATGTTTGGCTATGCCTGCAACGAGACACCTGAGCTAATGCCTTTACCTATAAGCCTTGCTCATAGACTTGCTAGGCAACTTGCGAAAATTCGGCACCAAGGGACCCTTAAGTATTTACTGCCTGACGGGAAAACCCAAGTCAGCGTTATTTATGAGAACAATGAACCAATAGCAATAGACACTATTGTTATTTCTACTCAACACACATCGGAGATTGATGATCTTTCAAGTGAGGCAGACATCAGAGAACGTATAACTAAAGACCTTTGGGAATACGTTGTCAAACCTGCTACTAGCGACCTGAAATTACAGCCTAATCAAGAAAAAACTCGATTTCTAGTTAATCCCACAGGAAAGTTTGTAGTTGGAGGTCCCCAAGGAGATGCTGGCCTGACTGGCAGGAAAATTATTGTCGATACCTACGGAGGTTATGCAAGGCATGGTGGAGGTGCATTCTCAGGGAAGGACCCTACAAAAGTAGATCGATCGGCCGCTTATGCAGCAAGGTTTGTTGCCAAGTCAATTGTTGCTGCAAAGCTTGCAAAGCGAGTAGAAGTTCAACTTAGTTACGCAATAGGAGTGGCCAATCCAGTCTCAATACTGGTAGAAGCATATGGCAGTGGGAAGATGTCAAATCAAGAGCTAACTAAAGTAGTTAAAAAACATTTTGATCTACGTCCAGGAGCAATTATTGAGCAATTCAATCTAAAGAACCTACCCAGCAAGAGATCTGGTCGGTTCTATAGAGATACTGCAGCTTATGGGCATTTTGGGCGTCCGGATCTTAACTTACCTTGGGAGAAAGTAGATGAGAAAGCAAAAGAACTAATTGCATTACACAATTAA